The following coding sequences lie in one Mercenaria mercenaria strain notata chromosome 5, MADL_Memer_1, whole genome shotgun sequence genomic window:
- the LOC123556813 gene encoding B-box type zinc finger protein ncl-1-like isoform X2 yields the protein MASPTPSQSDTVTTASNSDSEMESAGNPNLRCFLCHETFSIPKVLSCFHTFCQPCLEKTQELPDKIACPECHQDTFLGANGLSGLLPDYAVSNLLEKTALDTSALHCTGCKSKDTNAVARCFDCANFLCANCVMAHQFMHCFEGHRVSSLTDLKNNKENGKLEKPLYCPRHKAEELKIFCKTCSIPICKECTVFDHGRGHDCQFLSDTGDKQIAQMHLMEQDAKMKITELKTTSKSIDHIASRLQVQYHKAQNDINDTYNFYRAMLEERKQESLKELDQAFNSKQLLINNLGAKIQEHIDKMYLGTEFVDKITKFATMPEALMFKNLVEQRFQNLFNFSPDTDNESYHDIEFISNFQAIQTGVRNTFGYVREGPSDISHIIAKPQPIARPNGLVSSMTPPPVSLSNTQMNGQLNGHLFDPTSIETIPTSNFGTTNQFESTNNLLFPTTDTFTTNSDSNLYEKWSSGGLDIFQNGIDVFSTSSYPLMDITSKLISTNLYPPKSQIKRQKMIYHCKFGEFGVMEGQFTEPSGVAVNAQNDIVVADTNNHRIQIFDKEGRFKFQFGECGKRDGQLLYPNRVAAVKTSGDIIVTERSPTHQIQVYNQYGQFVRKFGANILQHPRGVAIDNKGRIIIVECKVMRVIIFDQYGNTLHKFGCSKHLEFPNGVVVNDKEEIFISDNRAHCVKVFNYQGQYLRQIGGEGITNYPIGVGINSQGEILVADNHNNFNLTIFTQDGQLINALESKVKHAQCFDVALMDDGSVVLASKDYRLYIYRYAQIPSLGI from the coding sequence ATGGCCTCCCCAACACCTTCGCAGAGTGACACAGTCACTACCGCTTCAAATTCGGACTCTGAAATGGAGTCAGCTGGAAATCCAAACCTACGGTGCTTCTTGTGCCATGAGACCTTCTCCATTCCGAAAGTGCTAAGCTGCTTTCATACGTTTTGTCAACCTTGCCTGGAGAAGACTCAAGAACTTCCAGACAAAATAGCTTGTCCGGAGTGTCATCAGGATACATTTCTTGGTGCGAACGGCTTAAGTGGACTGTTGCCTGACTACGCTGTGAGCAATCTGTTAGAAAAAACAGCTCTCGACACTAGTGCCTTACACTGTACTGGCTGCAAGAGCAAAGACACGAATGCAGTGGCAAGGTGCTTTGACTGTGCTAACTTTCTATGTGCTAATTGTGTTATGGCACATCAGTTTATGCATTGTTTCGAAGGACATAGGGTTAGCAGCCTTACAGATCTGAAAAATAACAAGGAGAATGGCAAGCTTGAGAAGCCTTTGTACTGTCCACGTCACAAAGCAGAGGAATTGAAAATCTTCTGCAAGACGTGTTCGATTCCCATATGCAAGGAATGCACAGTGTTTGATCACGGCCGAGGTCACGACTGCCAGTTCCTCTCGGACACCGGAGACAAACAGATTGCGCAGATGCACCTGATGGAACAAgatgcaaaaatgaaaatcacAGAACTTAAAACCACTTCTAAAAGCATTGACCACATCGCCAGTAGGTTGCAGGTTCAATATCACAAGGCACAAAATGACATTAACGATACATACAATTTCTATCGCGCCATGTTAGAAGAGAGGAAACAAGAATCACTGAAGGAGCTGGACCAAGCATTTAACAGCAAACAGCTGTTGATTAACAATCTTGGTGCTAAAATTCAGGAACACATTGACAAAATGTACCTGGGAACAGAATTTGTGGACAAGATTACAAAGTTTGCAACCATGCCTGAAGCTCTAATGTTCAAAAACCTGGTTGAACAGCGATTTCAGAATCTGTTCAACTTTTCTCCTGATACTGACAATGAAAGTTATCATGATATCGAGTTCATATCCAACTTCCAGGCAATCCAGACTGGTGTTAGAAACACGTTTGGCTATGTTCGAGAGGGACCCAGCGATATTTCACATATCATTGCAAAACCTCAACCTATTGCTCGGCCTAATGGTTTAGTCTCATCCATGACTCCGCCTCCTGTGTCACTCAGCAACACACAGATGAATGGCCAGCTCAACGGTCACCTATTCGACCCTACCAGTATTGAAACCATCCCAACCAGTAACTTTGGAACCACAAATCAGTTTGAATCCACCAACAACCTGCTGTTCCCTACGACTGATACATTCACAACAAACAGTGATTCCAACCTGTATGAGAAATGGTCGAGCGGCGGTTTAGACATCTTCCAGAATGGTATTGATGTGTTCTCCACCAGCAGTTACCCGTTAATGGACATCACAAGCAAACTGATCTCAACCAATCTCTACCCACCAAAGTCCCAGATCAAACGTCAGAAGATGATCTATCACTGCAAGTTTGGAGAATTCGGCGTCATGGAAGGTCAGTTTACTGAGCCAAGTGGCGTTGCTGTTAATGCTCAGAACGACATTGTAGTAGCTGACACAAATAACCATCGTATCCAAATCTTCGACAAAGAGGGGCGTTTTAAGTTCCAGTTTGGTGAGTGTGGGAAACGTGATGGACAGTTGCTCTATCCAAATCGTGTTGCTGCTGTAAAAACCTCTGGTGATATCATTGTCACTGAGAGGAGTCCGACACACCAAATACAGGTGTACAATCAGTATGGACAGTTTGTCCGAAAGTTTGGGGCCAATATTCTTCAACATCCCAGAGGTGTTGCCATAGACAACAAGGGAAGAATTATCATAGTTGAATGTAAAGTGATGCGTGTGATTATTTTTGATCAGTATGGTAACACCTTGCACAAGTTTGGTTGCTCAAAGCATCTCGAGTTTCCGAATGGTGTGGTGGTGAATGATAAGGAGGAGATATTCATAAGTGACAATCGTGCTCATTGTGTCAAAGTGTTCAATTACCAGGGTCAGTACCTGCGGCAAATAGGCGGTGAAGGGATCACAAATTATCCAATTGGAGTAGGCATCAACAGTCAAGGTGAAATTCTTGTCGCGGACAACCACAACAACTTCAATCTAACAATCTTCACACAAGATGGCCAGCTGATCAATGCATTGGAGAGTAAAGTGAAGCACGCTCAGTGTTTTGACGTAGCGTTGATGGATGATGGCTCAGTAGTTCTTGCAAGCAAAGACTACAGACTGTACATCTACAGATATGCACAAATTCCTAGTCTTGGGATATAA
- the LOC123556814 gene encoding probable bifunctional dTTP/UTP pyrophosphatase/methyltransferase protein → MPFILELIMLQPILSSLNSKKIVLASSSPRRKIMLEQIGLKFDIVPSNFEENLKKDSFKTPLDYVNETAKQKTLEVTERLYGSQAPPPDLIIGADTIVTHDDEIFEKPSSRDHAISILSRLNGNAHDVFTSVVLVTPKSDSTLAKYNLTQFHTCTEVYMGELTPRIIQAYVDTGEAMDKAGGYGIQALGSTLISGIKGDYFNVMGFPLHPFAKEVLKLFPES, encoded by the exons ATGCCTTTTATTTTAGAACTGATAATGTTGCAACCAATTCTCAGTTCACTAAACAGCAAGAAAATTGTTCTTGCAAGTTCATCTCCAAGGCGGAAAATCATGCTGGAACAAATT GGCTTGAAGTTTGACATTGTGCCATCTAATTTTGAGGAAAATCTCAAAAAAGATAGTTTCAAAACACCATTGGATTATGTGAATGAGACTGCCAAACAGAAGACGTTAGAAGTCACTGAGAGATTGTATGGGAGTCAG GCACCGCCTCCTGATCTTATTATTGGGGCAGATACTATTGTAACACACGATGATGAGATATTTGAGAAACCTTCATCCAGGGACCATGCTATCAGTATATTGTCTAG GTTAAATGGAAATGCACATGATGTGTTCACTTCAGTTGTTCTGGTGACTCCGAAATCAG ATTCTACCTTAGCAAAGTAtaacctgacccagtttcatacatGTACAGAGGTATATATGGGAGAACTTACTCCACGAATAATTCAGGCATATGTGGATACAGGTGAAGCAAT gGACAAAGCTGGTGGCTATGGTATACAAGCTTTGGGAAGTACTTTGATTAGTGGAATCAAGGGAGATTACTTCAATGTTATGGGGTTCCCTCTACATCCATTTGCTAAGGAAGTGTTAAAATTGTTTCCAGAATCTTGA
- the LOC123556813 gene encoding B-box type zinc finger protein ncl-1-like isoform X1, with the protein MKHSNCQESADSDTLDTVMASPTPSQSDTVTTASNSDSEMESAGNPNLRCFLCHETFSIPKVLSCFHTFCQPCLEKTQELPDKIACPECHQDTFLGANGLSGLLPDYAVSNLLEKTALDTSALHCTGCKSKDTNAVARCFDCANFLCANCVMAHQFMHCFEGHRVSSLTDLKNNKENGKLEKPLYCPRHKAEELKIFCKTCSIPICKECTVFDHGRGHDCQFLSDTGDKQIAQMHLMEQDAKMKITELKTTSKSIDHIASRLQVQYHKAQNDINDTYNFYRAMLEERKQESLKELDQAFNSKQLLINNLGAKIQEHIDKMYLGTEFVDKITKFATMPEALMFKNLVEQRFQNLFNFSPDTDNESYHDIEFISNFQAIQTGVRNTFGYVREGPSDISHIIAKPQPIARPNGLVSSMTPPPVSLSNTQMNGQLNGHLFDPTSIETIPTSNFGTTNQFESTNNLLFPTTDTFTTNSDSNLYEKWSSGGLDIFQNGIDVFSTSSYPLMDITSKLISTNLYPPKSQIKRQKMIYHCKFGEFGVMEGQFTEPSGVAVNAQNDIVVADTNNHRIQIFDKEGRFKFQFGECGKRDGQLLYPNRVAAVKTSGDIIVTERSPTHQIQVYNQYGQFVRKFGANILQHPRGVAIDNKGRIIIVECKVMRVIIFDQYGNTLHKFGCSKHLEFPNGVVVNDKEEIFISDNRAHCVKVFNYQGQYLRQIGGEGITNYPIGVGINSQGEILVADNHNNFNLTIFTQDGQLINALESKVKHAQCFDVALMDDGSVVLASKDYRLYIYRYAQIPSLGI; encoded by the coding sequence aatctGCTGACAGTGATACCCTTGATACAGTGATGGCCTCCCCAACACCTTCGCAGAGTGACACAGTCACTACCGCTTCAAATTCGGACTCTGAAATGGAGTCAGCTGGAAATCCAAACCTACGGTGCTTCTTGTGCCATGAGACCTTCTCCATTCCGAAAGTGCTAAGCTGCTTTCATACGTTTTGTCAACCTTGCCTGGAGAAGACTCAAGAACTTCCAGACAAAATAGCTTGTCCGGAGTGTCATCAGGATACATTTCTTGGTGCGAACGGCTTAAGTGGACTGTTGCCTGACTACGCTGTGAGCAATCTGTTAGAAAAAACAGCTCTCGACACTAGTGCCTTACACTGTACTGGCTGCAAGAGCAAAGACACGAATGCAGTGGCAAGGTGCTTTGACTGTGCTAACTTTCTATGTGCTAATTGTGTTATGGCACATCAGTTTATGCATTGTTTCGAAGGACATAGGGTTAGCAGCCTTACAGATCTGAAAAATAACAAGGAGAATGGCAAGCTTGAGAAGCCTTTGTACTGTCCACGTCACAAAGCAGAGGAATTGAAAATCTTCTGCAAGACGTGTTCGATTCCCATATGCAAGGAATGCACAGTGTTTGATCACGGCCGAGGTCACGACTGCCAGTTCCTCTCGGACACCGGAGACAAACAGATTGCGCAGATGCACCTGATGGAACAAgatgcaaaaatgaaaatcacAGAACTTAAAACCACTTCTAAAAGCATTGACCACATCGCCAGTAGGTTGCAGGTTCAATATCACAAGGCACAAAATGACATTAACGATACATACAATTTCTATCGCGCCATGTTAGAAGAGAGGAAACAAGAATCACTGAAGGAGCTGGACCAAGCATTTAACAGCAAACAGCTGTTGATTAACAATCTTGGTGCTAAAATTCAGGAACACATTGACAAAATGTACCTGGGAACAGAATTTGTGGACAAGATTACAAAGTTTGCAACCATGCCTGAAGCTCTAATGTTCAAAAACCTGGTTGAACAGCGATTTCAGAATCTGTTCAACTTTTCTCCTGATACTGACAATGAAAGTTATCATGATATCGAGTTCATATCCAACTTCCAGGCAATCCAGACTGGTGTTAGAAACACGTTTGGCTATGTTCGAGAGGGACCCAGCGATATTTCACATATCATTGCAAAACCTCAACCTATTGCTCGGCCTAATGGTTTAGTCTCATCCATGACTCCGCCTCCTGTGTCACTCAGCAACACACAGATGAATGGCCAGCTCAACGGTCACCTATTCGACCCTACCAGTATTGAAACCATCCCAACCAGTAACTTTGGAACCACAAATCAGTTTGAATCCACCAACAACCTGCTGTTCCCTACGACTGATACATTCACAACAAACAGTGATTCCAACCTGTATGAGAAATGGTCGAGCGGCGGTTTAGACATCTTCCAGAATGGTATTGATGTGTTCTCCACCAGCAGTTACCCGTTAATGGACATCACAAGCAAACTGATCTCAACCAATCTCTACCCACCAAAGTCCCAGATCAAACGTCAGAAGATGATCTATCACTGCAAGTTTGGAGAATTCGGCGTCATGGAAGGTCAGTTTACTGAGCCAAGTGGCGTTGCTGTTAATGCTCAGAACGACATTGTAGTAGCTGACACAAATAACCATCGTATCCAAATCTTCGACAAAGAGGGGCGTTTTAAGTTCCAGTTTGGTGAGTGTGGGAAACGTGATGGACAGTTGCTCTATCCAAATCGTGTTGCTGCTGTAAAAACCTCTGGTGATATCATTGTCACTGAGAGGAGTCCGACACACCAAATACAGGTGTACAATCAGTATGGACAGTTTGTCCGAAAGTTTGGGGCCAATATTCTTCAACATCCCAGAGGTGTTGCCATAGACAACAAGGGAAGAATTATCATAGTTGAATGTAAAGTGATGCGTGTGATTATTTTTGATCAGTATGGTAACACCTTGCACAAGTTTGGTTGCTCAAAGCATCTCGAGTTTCCGAATGGTGTGGTGGTGAATGATAAGGAGGAGATATTCATAAGTGACAATCGTGCTCATTGTGTCAAAGTGTTCAATTACCAGGGTCAGTACCTGCGGCAAATAGGCGGTGAAGGGATCACAAATTATCCAATTGGAGTAGGCATCAACAGTCAAGGTGAAATTCTTGTCGCGGACAACCACAACAACTTCAATCTAACAATCTTCACACAAGATGGCCAGCTGATCAATGCATTGGAGAGTAAAGTGAAGCACGCTCAGTGTTTTGACGTAGCGTTGATGGATGATGGCTCAGTAGTTCTTGCAAGCAAAGACTACAGACTGTACATCTACAGATATGCACAAATTCCTAGTCTTGGGATATAA